Proteins from one Anastrepha obliqua isolate idAnaObli1 chromosome 2, idAnaObli1_1.0, whole genome shotgun sequence genomic window:
- the LOC129238346 gene encoding putative nuclease HARBI1, which produces MCQSTVSKLTGNVLEEIEAKLCPKHIKFEPDDSRRCKEWFVENYQIPGVVGCIDGTHIGLQKPTVNEHMYFNRKGFHSINAMLVSLFATTLRKFSQ; this is translated from the exons ATGTGCCAGAGCACTGTCTCGAAATTAACGGGCAATGTTTTGGAAGAAATTGAAGCCAAATTGTGTCCTAAACATATTAAATTTGAGCCAGATGATTCGAGAAGGTGCAAAGAGTGGTTTGTTGAGAACTATCAAATTCCAGGAG tggTTGGATGCATTGATGGCACCCACATTGGACTACAAAAGCCCACGGTCAACGAGCATATGTATTTCAACAGGAAGGGTTTTCATAGCATAAATGCAATGCTGGTGAGTTT ATTTGCGACCACACTACGAAAATTCTCGCAATAA